One segment of Mycolicibacterium sp. YH-1 DNA contains the following:
- the bfr gene encoding bacterioferritin, protein MQGDPEILKLLNEQLTSELTAINQYFLHSKMQDNWGFTELASHTRAESFDEMRHAEAITDRILLLDGLPNYQRLFSLRVGQTLREQFEADLAIEYEVLERLKPAITLCRSKEDPTTANLFESIVADEESHVDYLETQLELMDKLGVELYSAQCVSRPPK, encoded by the coding sequence ATGCAAGGCGATCCAGAAATTCTGAAACTGCTCAATGAGCAATTGACAAGCGAACTCACCGCCATCAATCAATACTTTCTGCATTCCAAGATGCAGGACAATTGGGGCTTCACTGAATTAGCGAGTCATACCCGCGCGGAATCATTCGATGAAATGCGTCACGCCGAGGCGATTACCGATCGAATTCTGCTTCTCGATGGGCTGCCGAACTACCAGCGGCTCTTCTCTCTGCGGGTTGGGCAGACGCTCCGCGAGCAGTTCGAGGCCGACCTGGCGATCGAGTACGAGGTCCTTGAGCGCCTCAAGCCCGCGATCACGCTGTGCCGCTCCAAGGAAGACCCCACCACTGCGAACCTCTTCGAGTCGATCGTCGCTGACGAGGAGAGCCACGTCGATTACCTCGAGACCCAGCTCGAGCTGATGGACAAGCTCGGTGTGGAGCTGTACTCGGCGCAGTGCGTCTCACGTCCGCCGAAGTAG
- a CDS encoding amidohydrolase family protein translates to MTYDTIIRNGRWFDGTGAASAVRNLGIRDGHVVVITTDELDPTGCPQVIDATGKWVLPGMLDIHTHYDVEVLNGPALAESLRHGVTTVMLGSCSLSTIHVDGTEAGDLFGRVEAIPREHVIGAVDGNKTWTTCDEYIEALEARPLGPNLAAFIGHSDMRTAVMGLDRATRKDDQPTRQELARMEEMLGEALRAGFVGMSSMQLLFDKIDGEVCRSRTLPSTYAKPRELRRLKSLLRRAGRVMQSGPDISNPLNLASQVAQSLGIFRNPLKTSLLSAADVKSNPYAIHMMGPLARAVNLLGGNFRWQHLPVPFEVYADGIDLVVFEEFGAGAAALHLAEEVERNELMRDEAYRRQFRKDYENKLGVRVWQRDFYDADIVACPDASVVGKTFGEVADARGLHPVDAFLDLVLEHGTDLRWRTTISNHRPKVLKKLARDPGIQMGFSDAGAHLRNMAFYNMGLRLLRHVHDAQRAGTPFMTVEAAVHRLTGELADWYRLDAGHLRVGDRADIAIIDPERLDHSLDGYAEDPVDQYGDLSRMVNRNDETVTAVFVGGRAVFVAGQATDLVGNQRTGRFLRAAHNSPALPKQKDEFASVS, encoded by the coding sequence GTGACCTACGACACGATCATCCGCAACGGCCGCTGGTTCGATGGAACCGGCGCCGCGTCAGCGGTGCGCAACCTCGGTATCCGCGACGGTCACGTCGTGGTGATCACCACCGATGAACTCGACCCGACGGGCTGCCCGCAGGTGATCGACGCGACCGGCAAGTGGGTGCTGCCCGGGATGCTCGACATCCACACCCACTACGACGTCGAGGTGCTCAACGGTCCCGCTCTGGCCGAGTCGCTGCGACACGGCGTCACCACCGTCATGCTCGGTTCGTGCTCGCTGTCGACCATTCACGTCGACGGCACCGAGGCAGGCGATCTGTTCGGCCGGGTCGAGGCCATCCCGCGCGAGCACGTTATCGGCGCGGTCGACGGCAACAAGACGTGGACCACCTGTGACGAGTACATCGAGGCACTCGAGGCGCGCCCGCTGGGCCCGAACCTCGCCGCGTTCATCGGCCACTCCGACATGCGAACCGCAGTGATGGGCCTGGACCGGGCCACCCGCAAGGACGATCAGCCGACCCGGCAGGAACTGGCGCGCATGGAGGAGATGCTCGGCGAGGCGCTGCGGGCCGGCTTCGTCGGTATGTCTTCGATGCAACTGCTGTTCGACAAGATCGACGGCGAAGTCTGCCGGTCGCGCACGCTGCCGTCCACCTACGCGAAGCCCCGCGAGCTGCGCAGGCTGAAGTCGCTGCTGCGGCGGGCGGGCCGGGTCATGCAGTCCGGGCCGGACATCTCCAACCCGCTCAACCTGGCCTCCCAGGTGGCGCAGTCGCTCGGCATCTTCCGCAATCCGCTCAAGACCAGCCTGCTGTCGGCGGCCGACGTGAAGTCCAACCCCTACGCGATCCACATGATGGGCCCGCTGGCGCGCGCGGTGAACCTTCTCGGCGGCAACTTCCGGTGGCAGCACCTGCCCGTGCCGTTCGAGGTCTACGCCGACGGTATCGACCTCGTGGTGTTCGAGGAGTTCGGCGCCGGTGCCGCCGCGCTGCATCTGGCCGAAGAGGTGGAACGCAACGAACTCATGCGCGACGAGGCCTACCGGCGTCAGTTCCGCAAGGACTACGAGAACAAGCTCGGCGTGCGGGTCTGGCAGCGCGACTTCTACGACGCCGACATCGTGGCCTGCCCCGACGCGTCGGTTGTCGGCAAGACGTTCGGCGAGGTCGCTGACGCCCGCGGACTGCATCCGGTCGACGCGTTCCTCGACCTGGTCCTCGAGCACGGCACGGATCTGCGGTGGCGCACCACGATCTCCAATCACCGGCCCAAGGTGCTCAAGAAGCTGGCGCGCGACCCCGGCATCCAGATGGGCTTCTCCGACGCAGGCGCCCACCTGCGGAACATGGCCTTCTACAACATGGGCCTGCGGCTGCTGCGGCACGTCCACGATGCGCAGCGGGCGGGCACGCCGTTCATGACCGTCGAGGCCGCGGTGCACAGACTCACCGGCGAACTCGCCGACTGGTACCGCCTTGACGCGGGGCACCTGCGCGTCGGCGACCGCGCTGACATCGCCATCATCGATCCCGAGCGCCTCGACCACTCCCTCGACGGCTACGCGGAGGATCCCGTCGACCAGTACGGCGACCTCTCACGGATGGTCAACCGCAACGATGAGACCGTCACGGCGGTGTTCGTCGGCGGGCGAGCCGTTTTCGTCGCCGGCCAGGCCACCGATCTGGTCGGCAACCAGCGCACGGGCCGATTCCTGCGCGCCGCCCACAACTCCCCCGCTCTCCCCAAGCAGAAAGACGAGTTCGCCAGTGTCAGTTGA
- a CDS encoding carboxymuconolactone decarboxylase family protein, with product MSRIGDFADDDAVAWVTRSPDIGTAMAGYTHAVYNQNRLPMRVRELARMVIALNNECVVCQNTRDSEGIAAGVDEDLYDNAGVWRTWPGYSDAERVAAEFAERFASDHTGLRDDEDFWDRAHQHFSDELITDLALSCAMWLGMGRMLRTLDIGQSCKITL from the coding sequence ATGAGCCGAATCGGAGACTTCGCCGACGACGACGCAGTGGCATGGGTGACCCGCTCACCTGACATCGGTACCGCGATGGCCGGTTACACACACGCCGTCTACAACCAGAACCGGTTGCCCATGCGGGTGCGTGAGCTTGCGCGCATGGTCATCGCACTGAACAACGAATGCGTTGTCTGCCAGAACACCCGGGACTCCGAGGGCATCGCCGCGGGTGTCGACGAGGATCTGTACGACAACGCCGGGGTGTGGCGAACCTGGCCCGGGTACAGCGACGCCGAGCGCGTTGCCGCCGAGTTCGCCGAGCGCTTCGCCTCTGATCACACCGGTTTGCGCGACGATGAGGACTTCTGGGACCGCGCTCACCAGCACTTCAGCGACGAACTGATCACCGATCTGGCCCTGTCGTGCGCGATGTGGCTGGGCATGGGCCGGATGCTGCGCACGCTGGATATCGGTCAGAGCTGCAAGATCACGCTGTAG
- a CDS encoding glutamine synthetase family protein — translation MAAMAAIAQLAADGVLALVGTVVNPAGLIHAKMVPLAKSAAFVQPGLGASPVWHVFAIDQLGVVTGDAIGVVGDLRVRIDPDAVRVLGDGLAWAPGNFFHQDGSPDPLCSRGTLHRVQQRLTAAGFEALVGHEIEFVLVGPDGARLPSTLWAQYGVAGVLEHEGFVRDVIEAAAASGIVLEQLHPEYGANQFEISLAPLAPVAAADQLVAMRIVIGRVARKYGVRACLSPVPFAGSVGSGAHQHLSLIADGEPTFSGGTGPRGMTPAGASAIAGLLAGLPAAQGVLSGSILSGLRMRPGLWSGAHVCWGTENREAAMRFVAGGDANPHGANVEVKAVDPSANPYFATAAILGLALDGIERDLSLPPEVTVNPSLLSAAEREAVGMTALPSDQIEVIDALAGSELVRGILGSSAVDAIVAVRRYEHDTYADLTDDELTARFRMSWSV, via the coding sequence ATGGCTGCCATGGCGGCCATCGCGCAGCTTGCAGCCGACGGAGTCCTTGCACTGGTAGGGACGGTGGTCAATCCCGCCGGCCTGATCCACGCAAAGATGGTGCCGTTGGCCAAATCGGCGGCGTTCGTGCAGCCGGGGCTCGGCGCGAGCCCCGTGTGGCACGTCTTCGCGATAGACCAGCTCGGCGTCGTCACCGGTGACGCCATCGGCGTGGTCGGCGATCTGCGGGTCCGCATAGACCCCGACGCGGTGCGCGTGCTCGGCGACGGATTGGCCTGGGCGCCAGGGAATTTCTTCCACCAGGACGGCTCACCAGATCCGCTGTGCAGCCGTGGCACCCTGCACCGTGTCCAGCAGCGACTTACCGCGGCCGGGTTCGAGGCGCTCGTCGGCCACGAGATCGAATTCGTCCTGGTGGGGCCTGACGGTGCCCGGCTGCCGTCCACGCTGTGGGCGCAGTACGGTGTGGCCGGCGTGCTCGAGCACGAGGGTTTCGTCCGTGACGTGATCGAGGCGGCCGCCGCATCGGGCATTGTGCTCGAACAACTCCATCCCGAGTACGGCGCCAATCAGTTCGAGATCTCGCTGGCGCCACTCGCCCCCGTCGCGGCCGCCGATCAACTGGTGGCGATGCGTATCGTGATCGGACGGGTGGCCCGCAAGTACGGTGTGCGAGCCTGCCTCTCCCCAGTTCCGTTCGCGGGCAGCGTCGGATCCGGTGCTCACCAACATCTCTCGCTCATCGCAGACGGCGAGCCCACCTTCTCGGGAGGTACGGGGCCCAGGGGTATGACACCGGCCGGTGCATCGGCCATTGCCGGGCTGCTGGCGGGTCTGCCCGCCGCCCAGGGCGTGCTGAGTGGCTCGATCCTGTCCGGTCTCCGGATGCGCCCTGGCCTCTGGTCGGGGGCACACGTCTGCTGGGGAACCGAGAACCGGGAAGCCGCCATGCGGTTCGTCGCCGGTGGTGATGCGAATCCCCATGGCGCCAACGTCGAGGTGAAGGCCGTCGACCCGTCGGCGAATCCGTACTTCGCCACGGCAGCCATCCTCGGGCTCGCCCTCGACGGTATTGAGCGCGACCTCTCGCTGCCGCCCGAGGTCACCGTCAACCCGTCGTTGCTGAGCGCGGCGGAGCGGGAAGCCGTTGGCATGACAGCACTCCCGAGTGATCAGATCGAGGTGATCGACGCACTCGCCGGGTCGGAGCTCGTCCGGGGGATTCTCGGGAGCTCCGCGGTTGACGCGATCGTCGCGGTGCGGCGATATGAGCACGACACATATGCGGACCTCACCGACGACGAGCTGACGGCCAGGTTCCGGATGTCCTGGAGTGTGTAG
- a CDS encoding MDR family MFS transporter has product MTSSAPSAVADPESAAALLSPQRRNLIFVAVLLGMLLAALDQTIVATALPTVVADLGGAGHQAWVVTSYLLASTIATVVVGKLGDLFGRKIVFEVSVVCFLVGSVLCGLAGSMTMLVASRALQGIGGGAIMVTAMAVIGEVIPLRDRGRYQGALGAVFGVTTVIGPLLGGFFTDHLTWRWAFWINVPVAIVVLIVGALAIPSLAKAAKPVIDYAGIVLIGIAASGLTLATSWGGGEYAWTSPVIIGLFAGSVVALAVFVRVEMRTPEPILPIRLFASPVFTVCCILAFIVGFAMLGALTFLPTFMQFVDGVSATESGLRTLPMVVGMLLTSIGSGNIVGRTGRYKVFPVAGTAIMTVAFVLLSQMNATTPAWQQSLYLFALGTGIGLCMQVLVLVVQSTSTFTDLGVATSGVTFFRTIGSSFGAAIFGSLFANFLAGRIGPALIAGGAPPAAAESPKALHALPPEMAAPIVEAYADALGTVFLCAAPVAVVGFIVSLFLKEIPLREMEAAAATDLGEGFGMPGADSPEKILEVAVGRMFRDSPEIRLRSLAREPGCELDVAQLWALLQIYRQNQVFGSATLTDIAERLRVPHEVIEPTFEGVIHDGLALGTGGKLWLTQAGAKHVEALSAGIVGRIVDKLAQSPTFEGIPDREAVDAALEHIAHRMLLQRDWTDDRRELTAAR; this is encoded by the coding sequence ATGACGAGTTCCGCACCGAGTGCGGTCGCGGACCCCGAGTCCGCGGCCGCGCTCCTCAGTCCGCAGCGACGCAACCTCATATTCGTCGCGGTCCTGCTCGGCATGCTGCTCGCGGCACTGGACCAGACGATCGTCGCCACCGCACTTCCGACCGTCGTCGCCGATCTCGGCGGCGCCGGCCATCAAGCGTGGGTGGTGACCAGCTACCTGCTCGCCTCGACCATCGCCACCGTTGTCGTCGGAAAGCTCGGCGACTTGTTCGGCCGCAAGATCGTCTTCGAGGTCTCGGTGGTGTGCTTCCTGGTCGGCTCGGTGCTGTGCGGATTGGCCGGGTCGATGACGATGCTCGTCGCCTCGCGTGCGCTGCAGGGTATCGGCGGCGGCGCCATCATGGTGACCGCGATGGCGGTGATCGGTGAGGTCATCCCGCTACGCGATCGTGGCCGCTATCAGGGCGCACTCGGCGCGGTCTTCGGGGTCACCACCGTGATCGGCCCGCTGCTCGGCGGGTTCTTCACCGACCATCTGACGTGGCGCTGGGCATTCTGGATCAACGTTCCGGTGGCGATCGTCGTCCTCATCGTCGGCGCGCTAGCGATCCCGTCGCTGGCGAAGGCCGCCAAGCCGGTGATCGACTACGCGGGCATCGTCCTCATCGGGATCGCCGCCTCGGGGCTCACACTGGCCACCAGCTGGGGCGGCGGTGAGTACGCCTGGACCTCTCCGGTGATCATCGGCCTTTTCGCCGGCTCCGTCGTCGCGCTGGCCGTCTTCGTCAGGGTCGAGATGCGCACACCCGAACCGATCCTGCCCATCCGCCTGTTCGCAAGCCCGGTCTTCACGGTGTGCTGCATTCTGGCGTTCATCGTCGGTTTCGCGATGCTCGGTGCGCTGACCTTCCTGCCAACCTTCATGCAGTTCGTCGACGGGGTATCGGCGACCGAGTCGGGTCTGCGCACCCTGCCGATGGTGGTCGGGATGCTGCTGACATCGATCGGCAGCGGCAACATCGTCGGTCGCACCGGCAGGTACAAAGTGTTCCCGGTGGCGGGCACGGCCATCATGACGGTGGCGTTCGTGCTGCTGTCCCAGATGAACGCGACGACGCCGGCCTGGCAGCAGTCGCTATACCTGTTCGCGCTTGGCACCGGTATCGGCCTGTGCATGCAGGTGCTCGTGCTGGTGGTGCAGAGTACGTCCACCTTCACCGATCTTGGTGTCGCGACGTCGGGTGTCACGTTCTTCCGCACCATCGGAAGCTCTTTCGGCGCAGCGATATTCGGCTCCCTGTTCGCCAACTTCCTGGCGGGCCGGATCGGCCCGGCACTGATCGCGGGCGGCGCGCCGCCGGCCGCCGCGGAGTCTCCGAAGGCGCTGCATGCGCTCCCACCGGAGATGGCCGCGCCCATCGTCGAGGCCTACGCCGACGCGCTGGGCACGGTGTTCCTGTGCGCGGCGCCGGTGGCCGTCGTCGGGTTCATCGTCTCGCTGTTCCTTAAGGAGATCCCGCTGCGGGAGATGGAGGCCGCGGCGGCGACTGACCTCGGCGAGGGCTTCGGCATGCCAGGCGCCGACTCGCCGGAGAAGATCCTCGAGGTCGCCGTCGGGCGGATGTTCCGCGACTCGCCCGAGATCCGTTTGCGCAGCCTGGCCCGTGAGCCCGGATGCGAACTCGACGTCGCACAACTGTGGGCGCTGCTGCAGATCTATCGACAGAACCAGGTCTTCGGGTCGGCGACCCTGACTGATATCGCCGAACGGCTCCGGGTGCCCCACGAGGTCATCGAGCCCACGTTCGAGGGTGTCATCCACGATGGCCTGGCGCTCGGGACGGGTGGCAAGTTGTGGCTCACGCAGGCCGGTGCGAAACACGTGGAGGCGCTGTCGGCGGGAATCGTCGGACGCATCGTCGACAAGCTCGCACAGTCGCCGACCTTCGAGGGCATACCGGATCGCGAGGCGGTCGACGCCGCACTGGAGCACATCGCCCATCGCATGCTGCTTCAACGCGACTGGACCGATGACCGCAGAGAGTTGACCGCGGCGCGCTGA
- a CDS encoding enoyl-CoA hydratase/isomerase family protein has protein sequence MVDPYASDVLVQTGDANGVRTLTLNRPEALNAFNEALYDATTIALLAADEDPSVAVILLTGAGRAFSAGNDLLEMQARITDPDFQQGEHGFPGLIRTLTALRKPLILAVNGLGVGIGATILGYADLVFMSSTARLKCPFTSLGVAPEAASSYLLPQLIGRQNAAWMLMSSEWVHAEEALRMGLAWKVCEPDDLLGEAGRHAEVLASRSIPSLMAVKQTIVDPTRAEITAAAAREYALFEVLLGASANVDALSEFSGRRKGSD, from the coding sequence ATGGTTGACCCTTACGCTTCAGACGTGCTCGTGCAGACCGGTGACGCCAATGGCGTCCGCACCCTGACGCTGAATCGGCCCGAGGCGCTCAACGCCTTCAACGAGGCGCTCTACGACGCGACCACCATCGCGTTGCTGGCGGCCGACGAGGATCCCTCGGTCGCGGTGATCCTGTTGACCGGCGCCGGCCGAGCGTTCTCCGCAGGCAACGACCTGCTCGAGATGCAGGCGCGTATCACCGACCCGGACTTCCAGCAGGGCGAGCACGGGTTTCCGGGGCTGATCAGGACGCTCACGGCGCTGCGCAAGCCGCTGATCCTGGCGGTCAATGGTCTCGGCGTCGGTATCGGGGCGACGATCCTCGGCTACGCGGACCTCGTCTTCATGTCCTCGACCGCACGCCTCAAGTGCCCGTTCACCAGCCTCGGCGTGGCACCCGAGGCGGCATCGTCATATCTGCTGCCGCAGCTGATCGGCAGGCAGAACGCCGCCTGGATGTTGATGTCCTCGGAATGGGTGCACGCGGAGGAGGCCCTGCGGATGGGGCTCGCGTGGAAGGTGTGCGAGCCCGACGATCTGCTGGGCGAGGCGGGCAGGCACGCGGAAGTCCTTGCCTCCCGATCGATTCCCAGCCTCATGGCGGTGAAGCAGACGATCGTTGACCCCACTCGCGCCGAGATCACCGCGGCAGCGGCACGTGAGTACGCGTTGTTCGAGGTGTTGCTCGGCGCATCCGCCAACGTCGATGCGCTGTCGGAGTTCTCCGGCAGGCGCAAGGGCTCGGACTGA
- a CDS encoding nuclear transport factor 2 family protein, producing MWKALSARDWESLKGFLSDDCIYLDVPVGPAAAAKGPDDIVKRLKIGLEPLASYENFDGLLVENGHDAMYEHHEEWHWSTGESAVLKFVTVHRVENDKITVWKDYWDMGALANHAPPTWLEDFANADMSWVYDATGEV from the coding sequence ATGTGGAAGGCGCTGTCGGCGCGGGACTGGGAGAGCCTCAAGGGCTTCCTCTCCGACGACTGCATCTATCTCGACGTGCCGGTGGGGCCCGCGGCGGCCGCCAAGGGGCCCGATGACATCGTCAAGCGGCTCAAGATCGGCCTGGAACCGCTCGCGTCCTACGAGAACTTCGACGGCCTGCTCGTTGAGAACGGTCACGACGCGATGTACGAGCATCATGAGGAATGGCATTGGAGCACAGGTGAATCCGCGGTGCTGAAGTTCGTCACCGTGCACCGGGTCGAGAACGACAAGATCACGGTGTGGAAGGACTACTGGGATATGGGCGCCCTGGCCAACCACGCTCCCCCGACATGGCTTGAGGACTTCGCGAACGCCGACATGTCCTGGGTGTACGACGCGACCGGTGAGGTCTAA
- a CDS encoding TIGR03618 family F420-dependent PPOX class oxidoreductase, giving the protein MTTLSDAVALAAADQGLAVVATLRADQTIQSSLINAGVLTHPATGEPSLAFVTYGRVKLANLRSRPQLAVTFRDGWRWATVEGTAELAGPDDPRPWLTDDGLRVLLRDVFTAAGGTHDDWNEYDRVMAEQRRTVVLIAPTRVYSNG; this is encoded by the coding sequence ATGACAACACTTTCCGATGCCGTCGCGCTCGCAGCCGCCGACCAGGGCCTTGCCGTCGTGGCGACGCTGCGCGCTGACCAGACCATCCAGTCCTCGCTCATCAACGCCGGCGTGCTGACTCATCCCGCGACGGGCGAGCCCAGCCTGGCGTTCGTCACCTACGGCCGGGTCAAGCTCGCCAATCTGCGGTCGCGACCGCAGCTCGCCGTGACGTTCCGCGACGGCTGGCGTTGGGCGACTGTCGAGGGCACCGCCGAACTGGCCGGGCCCGACGACCCGAGACCGTGGTTGACCGACGACGGTTTGCGCGTGCTGCTGCGCGACGTCTTCACCGCCGCGGGCGGCACGCACGACGACTGGAACGAGTACGACAGGGTGATGGCCGAACAGCGACGCACCGTCGTGTTGATCGCACCCACGCGGGTCTACAGCAATGGTTGA
- a CDS encoding bacterioferritin-associated ferredoxin — translation MFVCLCNGVTSQVVADLAASGACTSKQIAEACGAGSDCGRCRRTVRAIIDAVQVQGCPRQAALACSRRAVG, via the coding sequence ATGTTCGTCTGCCTCTGTAATGGTGTGACCAGCCAGGTGGTCGCCGACCTCGCCGCATCCGGAGCGTGCACCTCCAAGCAGATCGCCGAGGCGTGCGGTGCTGGCTCCGACTGCGGGCGCTGCCGCCGTACCGTCCGCGCCATCATCGATGCAGTTCAGGTGCAGGGCTGTCCCAGGCAGGCCGCGTTGGCCTGCTCCCGCCGCGCAGTCGGGTAA
- a CDS encoding amidohydrolase family protein has protein sequence MIRSSDHVLADHIESVRLIDHHVHGFWLESGDRSRFESGLSEGNANPMADFGSAFDTQLGFALRAHCAPLLGLARHVDADTYWDHRSGYDDIELARVFLGAAGVSDWLVDTGLSSGVAEPALVSEVSGARAHEVLRLETLAQDAAHTSGDYAAVFEELLHTRGAAAIATKSILAYRGGFVGDLSDPSAASVREAAARWRDEGGTRLTDRVLLRFGLHQALRLGKPLQFHVGFGDRDCDLARANPLHLRDFLCAAGDTPVMLLHCYPFEREAGYLAQAFNNVYLDGGLSINFLGARARDFIGRLLELAPFHKILYSSDGYGPPELHYLGARLWRNGIRDVVTEFVQADEWSVGDAMRVVELIASTNARRVYGLG, from the coding sequence ATGATTCGTTCGTCGGATCACGTGCTGGCAGACCACATCGAATCCGTGCGCTTGATCGACCATCATGTGCACGGCTTCTGGCTGGAGTCCGGCGACCGCAGCCGCTTCGAGAGCGGCCTCAGTGAGGGCAACGCCAACCCCATGGCCGACTTCGGGTCCGCATTCGACACGCAGCTCGGATTCGCACTGCGTGCCCACTGCGCCCCTCTGCTGGGGCTGGCGCGCCACGTCGATGCGGACACCTACTGGGACCATCGCAGCGGGTACGACGACATCGAGTTGGCGCGCGTGTTCCTGGGTGCAGCGGGGGTCTCGGATTGGCTCGTCGACACCGGACTCTCCTCGGGTGTCGCGGAACCCGCACTGGTGTCGGAGGTCTCGGGTGCACGCGCACACGAAGTGCTGCGGCTCGAGACGCTCGCGCAGGACGCCGCCCACACGAGCGGTGACTACGCCGCGGTCTTCGAGGAGCTGCTGCACACGCGCGGCGCGGCGGCGATCGCGACGAAGTCGATCCTGGCCTATCGCGGCGGGTTCGTCGGAGACCTGTCGGATCCGTCGGCGGCCAGCGTGCGCGAGGCCGCCGCACGCTGGCGCGACGAGGGCGGCACCCGCCTCACCGATCGGGTGCTACTGCGTTTCGGCCTGCATCAGGCCCTCCGGCTGGGCAAGCCACTGCAGTTTCACGTCGGGTTCGGGGATCGGGACTGCGATCTGGCTCGCGCGAACCCGCTGCACCTGCGCGACTTCCTGTGCGCAGCGGGAGACACCCCGGTCATGCTGCTGCACTGCTATCCGTTCGAGCGCGAGGCCGGCTATCTGGCTCAGGCGTTCAACAACGTGTACCTCGACGGCGGCCTGTCTATCAATTTCCTCGGAGCGCGGGCCAGGGACTTCATCGGCCGCCTGCTCGAGCTGGCCCCGTTCCACAAGATTCTGTACTCGTCGGATGGATACGGCCCACCGGAACTGCACTATCTCGGTGCACGCCTGTGGCGCAACGGCATCCGGGACGTGGTCACGGAGTTCGTGCAGGCCGACGAGTGGTCAGTGGGCGATGCCATGCGGGTGGTCGAGTTGATCGCGTCCACAAACGCTCGACGGGTCTACGGCCTGGGCTGA
- a CDS encoding cytochrome P450 — protein sequence MSASSLPPGPPLPRLVQAGLMLRFWPRFVAGCRRRYGRVFTLRIAGIGTLVYVDDPTDLKTVFAGDPSIFHAGEANSMLAGLLGSSSVLVVDDDVHRERRKLVMAPFHRDAVARQAGVMAELAAENIASWPIGTEFAVAPHMSRLTLEVILRTVIGASDPVRLTELRAVMPKLLTLSAWQTLAVANPKLQRRRPWRAVRGHTAEADRLLYAEIADRRADRHLGERSDALAVMIRSGVMTDRELRDQLMTLLVAGHDTTATALSWTLERLTRHPDVLAKAVRAAHASAAGDPAGDEYLDAVGKEVLRIRPVVFDVGRVLQAPTVVAGYRLPAGVMVAPGIGLVHANAELYPDPERFDPDRMVGATLGPTTWLPFGGGNRRCLGATFALTEMRIVLREVLRRVEFATTTAAVGERQRVKAVILVPHRGARVTVRAIHEVGSAQAVDPSSVCGRDQLDHPHGIAH from the coding sequence ATGAGCGCTTCGTCGCTGCCGCCCGGGCCGCCCCTGCCCAGGCTGGTGCAAGCCGGACTCATGCTGAGGTTCTGGCCGCGGTTCGTCGCTGGCTGCCGACGTCGTTACGGCAGGGTTTTCACACTCCGGATCGCCGGGATCGGAACGCTGGTCTACGTCGACGATCCGACCGACCTCAAGACGGTCTTCGCGGGAGATCCCAGCATCTTCCATGCAGGCGAGGCGAACTCGATGTTGGCCGGGCTGCTCGGATCCAGCTCCGTGCTCGTCGTCGACGACGATGTGCACCGCGAACGGCGCAAGCTCGTGATGGCGCCGTTTCACCGTGACGCGGTGGCACGCCAAGCGGGGGTGATGGCCGAACTCGCGGCCGAGAACATCGCATCCTGGCCGATCGGTACCGAGTTCGCGGTGGCACCGCACATGTCACGGCTCACGCTCGAGGTGATTCTGCGAACGGTCATCGGCGCGAGCGATCCAGTACGGCTGACCGAGTTACGCGCTGTCATGCCCAAACTGCTCACGTTGAGCGCCTGGCAGACGTTGGCGGTCGCCAACCCGAAGCTGCAGCGACGCCGACCCTGGCGAGCGGTGCGCGGACATACCGCCGAGGCCGATCGCCTGTTGTACGCCGAGATCGCCGACCGGCGCGCCGATCGGCACCTCGGCGAGCGCAGCGATGCACTGGCCGTGATGATCCGTTCGGGGGTGATGACCGACAGGGAACTGCGCGACCAGCTGATGACGCTGTTGGTGGCGGGGCACGACACCACCGCCACCGCATTGTCGTGGACGTTGGAGCGACTCACCCGCCACCCCGATGTCCTGGCAAAGGCGGTTCGGGCGGCCCACGCCAGCGCGGCAGGAGATCCCGCGGGCGACGAGTACCTCGACGCCGTGGGCAAGGAGGTCCTCCGAATCCGGCCGGTGGTCTTCGACGTGGGCCGGGTGCTGCAGGCACCGACGGTCGTCGCCGGATATCGGTTGCCCGCAGGGGTGATGGTGGCCCCGGGTATCGGGCTTGTCCACGCCAACGCCGAGTTGTATCCCGACCCGGAGCGCTTCGATCCCGACCGCATGGTGGGCGCAACGCTCGGTCCGACCACGTGGCTGCCGTTCGGTGGCGGCAACCGCCGCTGCCTCGGTGCGACGTTCGCGCTGACCGAGATGCGGATCGTGTTGCGCGAGGTGCTCCGTCGAGTCGAGTTCGCGACGACGACGGCGGCGGTCGGCGAGCGGCAGCGCGTCAAGGCGGTGATCCTGGTACCGCACCGCGGGGCCCGTGTCACGGTTCGGGCGATCCACGAGGTCGGCTCAGCCCAGGCCGTAGACCCGTCGAGCGTTTGTGGACGCGATCAACTCGACCACCCGCATGGCATCGCCCACTGA